From Halodesulfovibrio sp., a single genomic window includes:
- a CDS encoding aminodeoxychorismate/anthranilate synthase component II: protein MHIVLIDNNDSFTRNLEHLLVAATSSKPDIISYGEDGAALQGYPFANYDLIVISPGPGHPDEYSAYDYVFKSGKPVLGICMGMQIINRFFGGTTDRLPNCVHGKTDSLELDDGTLRTVARYHSLYLSSIGDGLQVTATLAGSDIPMIIEHKTRPIMGLQFHPESFLTDQGEWYIHHAMRFFGLS, encoded by the coding sequence GTGCACATTGTATTGATTGATAACAACGATAGTTTTACCCGCAATCTGGAACATCTTCTTGTGGCGGCTACGTCCTCTAAGCCGGACATTATTTCCTACGGCGAGGATGGAGCAGCATTACAGGGCTATCCGTTCGCAAACTACGATTTAATCGTTATTTCACCGGGACCGGGGCATCCAGACGAATACAGTGCATACGACTATGTTTTTAAAAGCGGCAAACCCGTACTAGGCATCTGCATGGGAATGCAGATTATCAACCGCTTTTTTGGTGGAACCACGGACAGACTTCCCAATTGTGTCCACGGTAAAACAGACTCGCTTGAACTTGACGACGGAACATTACGAACAGTCGCTCGCTACCACTCTCTCTACCTTTCATCCATTGGCGACGGATTACAGGTTACAGCAACCTTGGCAGGGAGTGACATCCCCATGATTATCGAACACAAAACCCGCCCTATAATGGGGCTTCAGTTCCATCCTGAATCGTTTCTAACGGATCAGGGTGAGTGGTACATACACCATGCAATGCGCTTTTTCGGTCTTTCTTGA
- a CDS encoding polyphenol oxidase family protein — translation MAVGGINFSFPGIPHVRCFFQNRLGGESTGAYMASNISMDVGDNPKHVVYNRLRLQKELGIRSWCELKQVHGDIVEFDPPETPSGEAAVLEADGSATSKPNKALIIKTADCQPVLLAHKSGKYIAGLHVGWRGNRIAFPVSGVEAFCTKYSISPSDVFAVRGPSLGPAEAQFINFENEWGVEWVRWFNKDTKMMDLWQLTKHQLQLAGIPEKQIFSLDLCTKTLEDDFYSYRRDRVTGRQASVIWIDPEL, via the coding sequence ATGGCTGTAGGCGGCATCAATTTTTCGTTTCCGGGCATTCCACATGTCCGCTGTTTTTTTCAGAATCGTCTGGGCGGCGAAAGCACAGGCGCATACATGGCTAGCAACATATCCATGGATGTCGGAGATAACCCCAAACACGTTGTCTACAATCGTTTGCGTCTGCAAAAAGAACTTGGGATTCGCTCATGGTGTGAACTGAAACAAGTGCATGGGGATATCGTCGAATTTGATCCACCTGAAACGCCCTCTGGAGAAGCTGCCGTATTGGAAGCAGACGGGAGCGCCACCAGCAAGCCGAATAAGGCACTGATAATTAAGACGGCAGATTGCCAACCCGTATTGTTGGCACACAAAAGCGGCAAATACATTGCGGGGCTGCATGTAGGCTGGCGTGGCAACCGTATTGCATTTCCTGTTTCAGGCGTAGAAGCATTCTGCACAAAGTACAGTATTTCCCCTTCAGATGTTTTTGCAGTGCGCGGCCCTAGCCTAGGCCCAGCAGAAGCACAATTTATCAATTTCGAAAATGAATGGGGCGTAGAATGGGTGCGCTGGTTCAACAAGGATACCAAGATGATGGATTTATGGCAGTTGACAAAGCACCAGCTCCAGCTTGCAGGAATCCCAGAAAAGCAAATTTTCAGCCTTGACCTTTGCACCAAAACGCTTGAAGACGATTTTTATTCGTACCGTCGTGACAGAGTCACCGGAAGGCAGGCTTCTGTCATCTGGATTGATCCGGAACTGTAA
- a CDS encoding 5-formyltetrahydrofolate cyclo-ligase: MTKAELRKKLLTERQNLDAIFVQEASILAQQNLMADNIWKQSQQVIIYSPIRNELRTDLLLNDIWASGRKLLLPRCDDTNGQMSLVHCKGEHELEKGTYGILEPRAHCTVVDYDDPEFSPSLVIVPGVAFDATGNRLGFGGGYYDRMLSRAAFNHATFVGLAYSFQIVPALTTDPWDKTMHALCTEEALQWL, translated from the coding sequence GTGACAAAAGCAGAATTACGCAAAAAGCTCCTTACCGAACGACAAAATCTTGATGCAATTTTTGTTCAGGAGGCATCCATTCTGGCGCAACAAAACCTTATGGCTGACAACATCTGGAAACAGTCACAGCAAGTCATCATTTATTCGCCAATACGCAACGAGTTACGAACAGATTTACTCCTGAATGACATATGGGCTTCCGGCAGAAAGCTTCTTCTCCCCCGCTGCGACGACACTAACGGGCAAATGTCCCTTGTGCATTGCAAGGGCGAGCACGAGCTGGAAAAGGGAACATATGGCATACTTGAACCCCGCGCTCACTGTACTGTGGTCGATTATGATGACCCTGAATTTTCGCCTTCCCTTGTTATTGTTCCCGGCGTAGCATTCGATGCCACAGGAAACAGACTTGGCTTCGGCGGCGGATACTATGATAGAATGCTGAGCAGGGCAGCTTTTAATCATGCAACCTTTGTTGGATTGGCTTATTCTTTTCAGATAGTCCCAGCGCTAACAACTGACCCTTGGGATAAGACTATGCATGCACTGTGCACTGAGGAGGCTTTGCAATGGCTGTAG
- a CDS encoding metallophosphoesterase — MSDFWICIGDIHDEVARLTDIPELAQASGVIISGDLTMAKGAPAARRVIDAVAAINPVIYAQIGNMDKPEVTEFLQELGCNIHRTVAELTPSVGVMGVGTSGITPFNTPSETPDETLGAWLDETYAQASQYDATVVVVHDPPFGTKCDDLGNGVHVGSKAVRAFIEKEQPPLVLCGHIHEARSADTIGATTVINTGMLSAGGYAKITIEGAAVQAELCILE, encoded by the coding sequence ATGAGTGATTTTTGGATTTGTATTGGTGATATTCATGATGAAGTTGCACGCCTTACCGATATTCCGGAACTTGCGCAGGCAAGCGGTGTTATTATTAGTGGTGACTTAACCATGGCGAAAGGCGCGCCAGCTGCGCGTCGTGTTATTGACGCAGTAGCGGCGATTAACCCTGTTATCTATGCTCAGATCGGCAATATGGACAAACCGGAAGTAACGGAGTTCTTGCAGGAGCTGGGCTGTAATATTCATAGGACAGTTGCAGAGTTAACGCCTTCTGTAGGTGTCATGGGCGTTGGCACTTCTGGTATTACGCCATTTAATACGCCTTCTGAAACACCGGATGAAACACTCGGTGCATGGCTGGATGAGACCTACGCGCAGGCATCGCAGTATGATGCGACAGTTGTTGTCGTACATGATCCGCCGTTCGGAACAAAGTGTGATGACTTGGGGAACGGCGTACATGTAGGCAGTAAGGCAGTGCGTGCGTTTATTGAGAAAGAACAGCCACCGTTAGTGTTATGTGGACATATTCACGAGGCGCGATCCGCTGATACCATTGGTGCAACTACTGTAATCAATACAGGAATGCTCTCTGCTGGTGGGTATGCAAAGATTACTATTGAAGGCGCTGCCGTGCAGGCGGAGCTGTGTATACTGGAATAG
- the infA gene encoding translation initiation factor IF-1 — translation MAKEEAIQVNGEVMEALPNAMFLVRLENGHECLAHISGKMRKFRIRVLPGDTVTVELSPYDLTRGRITFRPR, via the coding sequence ATGGCAAAAGAAGAAGCCATTCAAGTAAACGGTGAAGTTATGGAAGCGTTGCCTAACGCAATGTTCCTCGTTCGCCTCGAAAACGGTCATGAATGTCTCGCACACATCTCCGGTAAAATGCGTAAATTCCGTATTCGCGTACTTCCAGGAGATACAGTTACTGTAGAACTTTCACCTTATGATCTTACTCGTGGTCGCATTACTTTCCGTCCACGTTAG
- a CDS encoding dipeptide ABC transporter ATP-binding protein encodes MSNTPLLKIKNLVKHFDISGGFLDQLGFEGGKLTRKKTVVHAVNDVSFEIQKGETLSVVGESGCGKSTLARTVIGLYEPTGGQVYYRGERVDNKSGAERKEFRTAAQMIFQDPYASLNPRMKVSQILEEPVRFHFPEYSDADVKQRVADVMEQVGINPVWGERYPHEFSGGQRQRISIARALVLEPEFIVADEPISALDVSIQAQVLNLMMDLQRDRNLTYLFISHDLSVVEHISNRVAVMYLGSLCELADAKELFSNPQHPYTKALLSAIPRMGKKGFSHIKLTGDVPTPISLPTGCVFHGRCRLANQRCVNEVPHAMTLDNGTICACHAVQEGRATHIPS; translated from the coding sequence ATGAGTAATACACCTCTTCTTAAAATTAAAAATCTGGTAAAACACTTCGATATTTCCGGCGGCTTTCTTGACCAGCTTGGGTTCGAAGGAGGCAAGCTTACACGCAAAAAAACAGTTGTTCATGCTGTAAACGATGTGAGCTTTGAAATTCAGAAAGGCGAAACCCTTTCTGTAGTAGGTGAGTCAGGCTGTGGTAAGTCCACACTCGCACGTACCGTCATCGGTTTATACGAACCGACAGGCGGACAGGTTTATTACCGTGGCGAGCGTGTGGACAACAAGTCCGGTGCAGAGCGTAAGGAGTTCCGCACAGCAGCACAGATGATCTTTCAGGACCCGTACGCGTCATTAAACCCGCGTATGAAAGTTTCTCAGATTCTTGAAGAACCTGTACGTTTCCATTTTCCGGAATACAGCGACGCTGATGTTAAACAGCGTGTTGCAGACGTAATGGAGCAGGTAGGCATCAACCCTGTTTGGGGCGAACGCTACCCGCACGAATTCTCCGGCGGTCAGCGCCAGCGAATCTCCATTGCCCGAGCACTTGTTCTTGAGCCAGAATTCATCGTTGCTGACGAGCCAATCTCTGCGCTTGACGTATCCATTCAGGCTCAGGTGCTTAACCTGATGATGGACTTACAGCGTGACCGGAACCTGACATACCTCTTCATCAGTCACGACTTATCTGTTGTTGAGCATATCTCCAACAGAGTAGCAGTTATGTACTTAGGTTCATTGTGTGAACTTGCAGATGCCAAAGAGTTATTTTCCAACCCGCAGCATCCATACACAAAAGCATTGTTGTCCGCGATTCCTCGCATGGGCAAAAAAGGCTTTTCACACATCAAACTTACCGGTGATGTACCGACCCCGATCAGCCTGCCTACCGGTTGTGTTTTCCATGGTCGTTGTCGCCTTGCAAACCAACGCTGTGTTAATGAAGTGCCACACGCAATGACACTTGATAATGGTACAATCTGTGCTTGTCATGCTGTTCAGGAAGGTCGTGCAACGCACATTCCATCATAA